The region TCGAGCCATAGATGGGTGCGATCGTCATTTCCCCAGGCGATCAGCAGCGCTGTTTTCGCTGCCTGTTCACGCGCGGTGGCAATGCCTGACGCGGCGAACTCCACTAATACCCCGTCCAGCAGGCTTAACACCACACGTGCGGTATTTTTATCGCGGCTGAGCCGCTGGCGTACCGGCACCAGTATGTCGTCGATAAGCACATCCGCTGCGTGTGTCTGACTCAAGGTGTGAAGGGTGGCGCGCAGCCGGGAGGGATTCACTTGTCGCAGCATCGACATCAACTCTTCCTGGAGTGACGCCCAGCTTGTTTGCCCGGCGAATTTGTTGTCGTCGAGCAAGGCTTTAACTTTGCTTACGGAAATGCCGTTATCGATCCAGCGCTTGATCTCCACAATGCGCTGAATGTCAGACTCATCGAATTGACGATGACCACCTTCACTGCGCTGCGGTTTTAACAGCCCATAGCGACGCTGCCAGGCGCGTAGTGTGACCGGGTTTATCCCGCAGCGTTCGGCAACCTCGCCGATACTATAAAAAGCCATAGCTCCCTCGTACTCTTTAACGCCAGTGTGCTCTTTTCACAGACTAAGTTAACTTTGCAAAGTTGTACAAATCCTTTTTTGTACAACTTCGCTGCACAGCTTATATCATCTCATCTCTTTTTTCTGGCCAGGCCACGGCCGGAATGCCGTTTACATCCGGGCGCGCGAAAAGGTGTCCCTGGAACTGAGAAATGCCCGCCGATTCAAGCCACATCCACTCTTCCGCCTTTTCGACGCCGACGGCGGAAATAGCAATTTCCAGCGAGGTACAGCATTTGATAATCGCCTGAACAATGGCCTGACGGGAGCCACTTTTGTGCACGTCCGCAATCAGGGCACGGTTGATTTTGATTCGGTCCGGCTGGAATTGCGTCAGCAGTACCAGCCCGCCAAACCCGGCACCGAAGTGATCGATTGCCACACGAATACCGGCGCCTTTCAGCATTTTTACCGCCTGCGTAAACGCATCAATGCATGAAAACACAGCGCTTTCGTTAAATTCCACGATGACCTGTTCAGGAACCAGCCCGTGCTCTTTAATTGCCTGCACAATAAATTCAGTGGCATCAGGCACCTTTACCAGCGTCATGGGCAGCAGATTTACCGAGAGCGTCTGCGTACCCAGCTTCAACGCCGCGGCCATCGCAAAAGCGACGCGCTTACTTTGTAAATCGGCGGTGTAAATATCATCCCCGGCCATATCGTCGAACCAGTCCTGCGGCGATCCGCCTACGCGGGTACGCAGCAGCGCTTCGACAGAGACAATCTGGCGGGCAAAGGGGTCAACAATAGGCTGGAAAGCAAAATGGCAGTCGGCACGGCTATCCGGGACGCCTGGCGGCAGGGGTATCGCGTTGCCATCGGCAATAAACTCCCAGGCATCGCCCGGTGGAATTTCGTAGTAGAACTCTTTCTCGCTGTCTTCGACGAAGGTCTGAAAGAACTGCAATGCGCGATCGCCGTAGGTCAGTTGGTATCGCGTTGTGCCTTTATCAAACACGGTCTGCAATACCGCTTCACGATCGTGATCGCGCAAGTCGAACAGCTCCATTCCGGTCTTACCGAAGCGCCTTGACGGCGCGTAGTCTCTGAGCACTTCGACCAAATTGTAATGGCGGTCATCGCCACAGATGTCCTGATAAATAGCCGTAACACTTTCTTCAGGCCCTTCAAGCAATTGAAAAAAATGGGTGCCATTAAATAGCAGGATCCCCGTCACGCTGGCCCGACCATTTTTGATATTGGCGGCTGCGACCATCTCTTCAAGCATCTTAAACGAGACATGGTCGTGCAGGTGGCTGCGGTAAATGATGGTGGTAAGCATAGGAGTTCCGGCGGGATATTTAGGAATATTTACCTTAGCAGAAGATAGCCAGGACGTTGTGCCGTTATTCCATTTATTTTCAAATAGTTCGCGTATGTCCGCAGGTGATTATGCAGAAATGTTAACAACTCAGCAGGCATCGATACAGGTAATTTGTACAAGCCTGTTGCGTCCGAAAACTTTTGTTTTCGTGTTAACTTGATGATTTGTATAAATTTATGGAGGGTTTCTATAGGGGGCTAATTATTTTGTACAATTTCTATGTACATATTAGCAATCTTTGTATAACTTTAATTGTACTTTCCTGACTCATGGACTTTAGAGGATTAACAGATGCAACAGAATGGTTTTCTTCCAAACACAGCGAATGCTGTTACTCGCTACTTTGATAAAGCCACGCTGCCAACGCAGCAAGAAACATTAGGACGCATTGCAGTCGAGATCCTGACCGAAGGCCGCAATCTGAACCGTAAGGCTATTTGTACGAAATTGTTGTCGCGGCTTGAAAAAGCATCTGGCCCGGAAGAGGAGAGCCACTATCACACGCTGATTGGTTTGCTGTTTGATCGTTAAGATGAAAAGACTAATCGCGATAAATGACCTGGTTATTTGAGTCAATTCTCACGGGGCGCCATAAGCTCTGGCAGAACGCTACCACGTGAGAATTGGCTTCATGCCGCAATTGCACTTCGGCAACGGGCGGCAACCCGAGATGCAGTTATGAACAGTAGTGAAATAGAGCAACTGACAGATGAACTTATCGGAGTGGCCGTGTTGTCACTCCTGAAAGACAACTCTCCTATCAGCACCCAGGCACTGATAGCCCGGCTGCGTTCGATGGAGAGCAGTGAGCCTGACAGCCAACGGCGCAAGATGCTGGGGCGCATTATTGCCGAAATCAGCAATAACACGCTGGGCGAAATGCGCCATGGCGCAGACGCGGTAGGCATGGAATGGAATGAGGATCGCAGGGATAACATTTATCCACTGTTTGGCAACAAGCAGCCGGGCAGTAGTAAAAAACACTGACTGAAGTGCTGATAAGAATGAACTCAACATGGGGTAATGAAATGAGCCAGGCTATGCTTGAAAGTTCTGATGGGTACGAAAATCTTACCGATCTTTCTCTCATGGAATATTTTCGCAGCGGTGGTGAAAAACTTGCAGAGGAATCCGCCATTCTTGGTGTCGCCATCAGACGCATAGTCGCAGCCGATGAACGTATAACCCATAAGGCGTTGATTCTTGAACTTATCCGGATGATCGAAAGCACGGATGATGTGGTACGAAGCGACATTATCCGCAATACGCTGGAAATTGTTGTACACCATACGACGGATGATATCTGACCTCAGGAACGAGGGATTATTGCCACCGTCCGCAAAAGCAGACGGTGGCAATAATCTGCCAATAGCGGTTTTTTGCCTTCCTTTATTGGCTTCTACTGGCTCCACTTGTTGAAAACACCCTTTGCCAACACCTGCCACACCAGGGTTTTTTTACGCTTGCCTGCCGACGTAGTGATTTGCCGCAATCTGAAAAGTGGCACTATTCTCTGTGCACTGTTTCGTAACGGCATCGCCGCGCCTGGTGGCGACAAAGGGCAATAATGTCAGGTTTTAAGCTCATCCCACTTGCCAGAAAGCTTGCCGTTGGGCTGCTTGTGCTCGGCATCGTTTTTTTTATTGGCCGCGTTTATCAGTCGGAAAAAGGCCCTTCGTTGCAGTCATGGCACCGCTGGTCTGCTGATGAAATGTCTGCCGAAGCGATCGACCACGCCCGTTTCGCCGACTATCTTGCGCACGAAGACACGCTTTTCCGCGACATGAAAACGCAGCTCACGGATGCGCTTAGCGACGATGAGAAAACACCGCTTAACCGGTTTTACGCGCAAAGCCGGGTTTACCCCGCCGGTTTTCAACCCAACTGGAACCGCTCTCAGGTATTGATGCCGCAAGGCACTATTCGCGGCGCGGCGGTGTTGCTGCACGGGCTGACGGATTCGCCCTACAGCATGCGTTACCTGGCGCAGGCCTGGCAGCAGCAGGGATTTGTGGTGGTGGTGCCGCGCATGCCGGGGCACGGCACAGCACCAGGCGCGCTGGCGAAAGTGGATCGCGACCAATGGCTGGCGACCACGCGACTGGCTGTGCGGGAAGCCACAAGGCTTGCGGGAGCGTCCGTACCGCTGCATCTTGTCGGCTACTCGAACGGAGGCGCGCTGGCCATGCAGTATGCGCTGGATAGCCTTGGCAACAGCGCGCTGCGCCGACCACAACAGATCATTCTGTTATCGCCGATGATCGGTGTTCCATCCTATGCGCGTTTTGCCGGGCTCGCTGGCTGGCCCGCGGCGTTTCCGGCGTTTGCCAAAGCGGCGTGGCTGAATGTGGTGCCAGAATTCAACCCGTATAAATACAATTCGTTTCCGGTTAACGCCGCCCGACAATCATGGTTGCTAACGCAGGCGTTGCAGCAGCAGATCCAGCAGGCTGCGCGCAGCGGACAGATAAAAGACTTACCGCCGGTACTGACGTTCCAGTCGGTGATGGATTCCACGGTCAGTACCCGCGCGGTGGTCGACGCGCTGTACCGCTATCTGCCGCAAAACGGCAGCGAGTTAGTGCTGTTTGATATCAACCAGGCGGCCAATGCCGGTGCGCTGTTTCGCCCGTCAGCCTCGCTGGCGGTGAATACGCTGCTGCCTGCGCCGCCACGTCGCTACACAACCACCGTCATTACCAATGCCGCCGCCGACAGCGTTGACACGGTTGCCCGCATGACGCCCGCGCAGGCGGTGCAGGAGACGCAGGAGGCGTTACACATTGCCTGGCCGCCGGGGATGTTTTCGCTGTCGCACATTGCGCTGCCGTTTCCACTGAATGACTCCCTGTACGGCCTGTATCCGGCGCAGAATAATCAATACGGCATAAGCCTCGGCGCCATTTCGCTACGCGGCGAAACCAATACGCTGGCGGTGAGTCTTGATACGCTGATGCGCGCCAGTTCCAACCCGTTTTTCCCGTGGATGATGGCGCAAATAAACCAGCGCATTGCGTGCAGCGATAAGCGCGATATCCCGGCGTGCCTCAATGCTTCTCGCCAGTCGCCAGCCGTCAGGGACGCAGAATAATGCGCCCCAGCACGCGGTTTTCCTCTGCGTAGCGGTGGGCTTGCTCCACCTCTTGCAGGGAAAACTCTCTGTCGATGATCACGCTGAATTTGTTATCCCTGACATCCATCAGCAGCGTGTCGATTGAATCTCGTGCTTGCTGGTGGGCAAGTTCACGCCCCCAGAAAAGCCCGCTAATCGTTTGATTAGCTTGCTGTAATGCCGCCAGATCGGCGCGGGCATTTCCCCCGGCGTTACCGGCCAGTACCACGGTTCCCCATTCGCGCAGGCAGGCGATGGATTGTTCCAGCGTCGAGCCGACCAGATCGAGAACGCCGTCCACGCCGGCTGCGTTTGTCAGCCGTTTCACCTCGGCGACAATATCCTGCTGGCGGTAATCCAGTGCGACATCAAGCCCGAGTGTTGTCAGTTGGCTTATGCGGGCATCACCGGAAAGCGTGGCGAGCACGCGCGCGCCCTGCGCCTTCGCAAGCTGAATGGCGGCAACCCCAACGCCACCCGCGCCGCCCTGGATAAGCACGCTATCGCCTGCTTTGATCTTTAAGCGTGAAGAGAGCGCCCAGGCAGCCGTGCCAAAACTCACCGGGATAACCGACGCGGAAACAACATCCAGCCCGTCGGGAATGACCCATGACCATTGCGCGGGTGCAACGCGGTACTGGGCATGAGAACCCGCGAGCGCGAGCGTCGCCACACGTTGTCCCGGGTGGCGATCTGTTACCTGCGCACCGACTTCAATAATCGTGCCCGCAGCGGAATAACCAGGAATACCACCTTGCTCGCCGGGGAAGGCCGTGGCGCGATTAATCACATCGGCGCCCTCAAGCGAGATGGCTTCTACGCGGATCAGCACATCGTTCGGACCACAAACAGGTTCGGGGACGTCGGTATAACGTAAAACCTCCGGTTTTCCCGGCTGAAAATAGCGTGCGGCTTTCATCGTTGTCTCCTGTTTTTATCTGCGGGTGATCATGACAACGCCGCAAGCTCAGCGACGCTACGTCTGCGTATGATGGTTCGCGGCGACGTTCAGCGCTGTTCCTGTTTTCGCCGCAGGGTGAGTAATGGCGTGACTGAAATACCGTGTACCAGCACGCTTAGCGTCACGATGGTGATGGCGATATCGGTTATCACTCCCGCGTTCTGAAGGCCATGCGTCCAGGCGTAGGCGATATAGTTAAGACTGCCGATCCCGCGAATGCCCAGCCAGCCAAGACTTAACCGATGCAGCACGGATTCACCCGAACGCCAGGTCAGCAACCAGACGGCGAGGGGGCGAATGATGATAAACACGGTGAAAGCCAGCAGCAGCGCGCTGGCATCCCAGTGGCGTGACAGTGTCA is a window of Enterobacter sp. R4-368 DNA encoding:
- a CDS encoding MerR family transcriptional regulator, with product MAFYSIGEVAERCGINPVTLRAWQRRYGLLKPQRSEGGHRQFDESDIQRIVEIKRWIDNGISVSKVKALLDDNKFAGQTSWASLQEELMSMLRQVNPSRLRATLHTLSQTHAADVLIDDILVPVRQRLSRDKNTARVVLSLLDGVLVEFAASGIATAREQAAKTALLIAWGNDDRTHLWLEAWRLSQQGWRIDVLAEPLDSPHPEFFPGQHLFVWTGKPLTRSQAQQLAHWREQGFAISVHTGSAREK
- a CDS encoding alpha/beta fold hydrolase — protein: MSGFKLIPLARKLAVGLLVLGIVFFIGRVYQSEKGPSLQSWHRWSADEMSAEAIDHARFADYLAHEDTLFRDMKTQLTDALSDDEKTPLNRFYAQSRVYPAGFQPNWNRSQVLMPQGTIRGAAVLLHGLTDSPYSMRYLAQAWQQQGFVVVVPRMPGHGTAPGALAKVDRDQWLATTRLAVREATRLAGASVPLHLVGYSNGGALAMQYALDSLGNSALRRPQQIILLSPMIGVPSYARFAGLAGWPAAFPAFAKAAWLNVVPEFNPYKYNSFPVNAARQSWLLTQALQQQIQQAARSGQIKDLPPVLTFQSVMDSTVSTRAVVDALYRYLPQNGSELVLFDINQAANAGALFRPSASLAVNTLLPAPPRRYTTTVITNAAADSVDTVARMTPAQAVQETQEALHIAWPPGMFSLSHIALPFPLNDSLYGLYPAQNNQYGISLGAISLRGETNTLAVSLDTLMRASSNPFFPWMMAQINQRIACSDKRDIPACLNASRQSPAVRDAE
- a CDS encoding diguanylate phosphodiesterase; amino-acid sequence: MLTTIIYRSHLHDHVSFKMLEEMVAAANIKNGRASVTGILLFNGTHFFQLLEGPEESVTAIYQDICGDDRHYNLVEVLRDYAPSRRFGKTGMELFDLRDHDREAVLQTVFDKGTTRYQLTYGDRALQFFQTFVEDSEKEFYYEIPPGDAWEFIADGNAIPLPPGVPDSRADCHFAFQPIVDPFARQIVSVEALLRTRVGGSPQDWFDDMAGDDIYTADLQSKRVAFAMAAALKLGTQTLSVNLLPMTLVKVPDATEFIVQAIKEHGLVPEQVIVEFNESAVFSCIDAFTQAVKMLKGAGIRVAIDHFGAGFGGLVLLTQFQPDRIKINRALIADVHKSGSRQAIVQAIIKCCTSLEIAISAVGVEKAEEWMWLESAGISQFQGHLFARPDVNGIPAVAWPEKRDEMI
- the ycgZ gene encoding regulatory protein YcgZ, giving the protein MQQNGFLPNTANAVTRYFDKATLPTQQETLGRIAVEILTEGRNLNRKAICTKLLSRLEKASGPEEESHYHTLIGLLFDR
- a CDS encoding zinc-binding alcohol dehydrogenase family protein codes for the protein MKAARYFQPGKPEVLRYTDVPEPVCGPNDVLIRVEAISLEGADVINRATAFPGEQGGIPGYSAAGTIIEVGAQVTDRHPGQRVATLALAGSHAQYRVAPAQWSWVIPDGLDVVSASVIPVSFGTAAWALSSRLKIKAGDSVLIQGGAGGVGVAAIQLAKAQGARVLATLSGDARISQLTTLGLDVALDYRQQDIVAEVKRLTNAAGVDGVLDLVGSTLEQSIACLREWGTVVLAGNAGGNARADLAALQQANQTISGLFWGRELAHQQARDSIDTLLMDVRDNKFSVIIDREFSLQEVEQAHRYAEENRVLGRIILRP
- a CDS encoding biofilm development regulator YmgB/AriR family protein produces the protein MSQAMLESSDGYENLTDLSLMEYFRSGGEKLAEESAILGVAIRRIVAADERITHKALILELIRMIESTDDVVRSDIIRNTLEIVVHHTTDDI